The following proteins are co-located in the Nonlabens ponticola genome:
- a CDS encoding peptidylprolyl isomerase — MKKLLTGLNAMILLLAITANAQKLEDQTLLTIDGNKYDAGTFMRVYLKNLDIVQDESQKDLDNYMDLYINYRLKLLQAQEMGLDNDEEYKEELASYRSTLAEGYLTDNEVTDELIKEAYERTINEVNASHILIKVDKDAAPADTLKAYSKIKLIKNKLDRGADFDELARNESEGPSAGVDGKIGWFGAFRMVYPFENAAFDTPVGEVSDIFRTDFGYHVLKVNDKRPAPGEVAVAHIMTYDRKPADSADAEARIRMVYEQLESGKEFGDMAKEFSEDINSSRNGGRIGRFGTGGLNSPEFEEAAFALDTLGTYTKPIKTEYGWHIIRLLEKHPVAPYEKIEEPLRNKIKSSPRSRKITESFTNSIKEKYNVTIPKYENYSKEFPLITDSIMTSSWEIPLEKTKRAPLFTIEGKPYYRSDFWEYAYKRHLKDPRKFKSLEDKIKIYFTEFSDRSLVDYYEANLDRDNKEFAFILNEYKEGLLLFELMEEKVWEKAKTDSLGQREFYENNKDKYSYGKRLDLILTQNTSEETAQQVQELLEQGKTVDEIKAQINSTGNTKTMISTGIVEQNYSRLPEDFEVKEGVSDIYKKDNAAFHKVIKVNEILDPTPKSFEESRGAVINDYQQALEKEWMESLRDGREIKVNERVFKKTKKAIAKKAA; from the coding sequence ATGAAGAAACTACTTACAGGCTTGAATGCCATGATTTTGTTGTTAGCAATTACCGCTAATGCTCAAAAACTTGAGGATCAAACCTTACTCACTATCGACGGTAATAAATACGACGCAGGAACTTTTATGCGTGTTTACCTCAAGAATCTTGACATCGTACAAGACGAGTCACAAAAGGATCTAGACAATTACATGGATCTGTATATCAATTACAGGCTCAAATTGCTGCAGGCTCAAGAAATGGGACTGGATAATGACGAGGAATATAAAGAAGAACTAGCTAGCTATAGATCTACTCTTGCCGAAGGTTATCTCACCGACAACGAGGTGACCGATGAGCTAATAAAGGAGGCCTATGAAAGAACGATAAATGAAGTCAACGCGAGCCATATTTTGATAAAGGTGGATAAGGACGCTGCGCCAGCTGATACTTTGAAGGCCTATAGCAAGATAAAATTGATTAAAAACAAGTTAGATAGAGGTGCAGACTTTGACGAGCTGGCACGCAACGAGAGTGAAGGTCCTAGCGCTGGTGTAGATGGTAAGATTGGCTGGTTTGGTGCATTTAGAATGGTGTATCCTTTTGAGAATGCAGCCTTTGACACACCAGTTGGTGAGGTTTCAGATATCTTTAGAACAGACTTTGGTTATCATGTACTCAAGGTAAATGATAAAAGACCAGCGCCAGGTGAGGTTGCAGTTGCACACATTATGACATACGATCGCAAACCAGCCGATAGCGCAGATGCTGAGGCTCGCATAAGAATGGTTTATGAGCAATTAGAGTCTGGCAAAGAATTTGGCGATATGGCCAAAGAATTCTCTGAAGATATCAATAGTTCGCGCAATGGTGGTCGCATAGGAAGATTTGGCACTGGCGGCTTGAATTCTCCAGAATTTGAGGAAGCAGCCTTTGCACTTGATACCTTAGGAACTTACACAAAACCAATAAAAACAGAATACGGCTGGCACATCATAAGATTACTGGAGAAACATCCTGTTGCGCCTTATGAAAAGATAGAAGAACCGTTGAGAAATAAAATAAAAAGCTCACCACGTTCTCGCAAGATTACCGAGTCTTTCACAAATAGCATTAAAGAGAAATATAATGTGACGATTCCTAAATACGAGAATTACTCAAAGGAGTTTCCACTAATAACGGATTCTATAATGACTAGTAGTTGGGAAATACCATTGGAGAAAACAAAACGTGCGCCGTTATTTACCATAGAAGGTAAGCCCTACTACCGCAGTGATTTTTGGGAATATGCCTATAAGCGTCATTTGAAAGATCCTCGCAAATTCAAGTCTTTAGAGGATAAGATAAAGATTTATTTTACAGAATTTAGTGACAGATCACTTGTGGATTACTATGAGGCAAATCTTGATCGTGATAACAAGGAATTTGCATTTATTCTAAATGAGTATAAAGAAGGACTGCTGTTGTTTGAATTGATGGAAGAGAAAGTCTGGGAAAAAGCTAAAACAGATTCTCTAGGTCAGAGAGAATTTTATGAGAATAACAAAGACAAATACAGCTATGGGAAACGACTAGACCTTATTCTTACCCAAAATACCAGTGAGGAAACCGCGCAGCAAGTACAAGAATTGCTAGAGCAAGGCAAAACAGTAGATGAGATAAAAGCTCAAATAAACAGTACTGGTAATACTAAAACCATGATTTCTACAGGTATCGTTGAGCAAAATTACTCACGATTGCCAGAGGATTTTGAAGTGAAAGAAGGTGTGTCTGATATCTATAAGAAAGACAATGCAGCATTTCATAAAGTAATCAAGGTAAATGAGATCCTAGATCCAACTCCTAAAAGTTTTGAGGAATCTCGTGGTGCTGTCATCAATGATTATCAGCAAG